The proteins below come from a single Plantactinospora sp. KBS50 genomic window:
- a CDS encoding type 1 glutamine amidotransferase domain-containing protein, whose translation MAASLQGKHIALLATDGMEELEYTQPREAVENAGATAELVSLRPGTIQGYNYLEKSKSYDVDITVAEADPDRYDALVLPGGVANGDFVRADREAVAFVRSFFDAGKPVGVICHGGWALVEADVVAGRTLTSWPSLRTDLTNAGATWVDEPVHTDNGLVSSRKPDDLPAFCAKIIEEFAEGRH comes from the coding sequence ATGGCGGCATCGTTGCAGGGCAAGCACATTGCGCTCCTGGCCACGGATGGCATGGAGGAACTGGAGTACACGCAGCCCCGCGAGGCGGTGGAGAACGCGGGCGCGACGGCCGAACTGGTCTCGCTGCGACCCGGGACGATCCAGGGCTACAACTACCTGGAGAAGAGCAAGTCGTACGACGTGGACATCACGGTCGCCGAGGCGGATCCGGACCGGTACGACGCGTTGGTGCTGCCCGGCGGGGTGGCGAACGGCGACTTCGTGCGCGCCGACCGCGAGGCGGTCGCCTTCGTCCGGTCGTTCTTCGACGCCGGCAAGCCGGTGGGCGTGATCTGCCACGGCGGGTGGGCGCTGGTCGAGGCGGACGTCGTGGCGGGGCGCACGCTGACCTCCTGGCCCAGCCTGCGGACCGACCTGACCAACGCCGGAGCGACCTGGGTGGACGAACCGGTGCACACGGACAACGGGCTGGTCAGCAGCCGCAAGCCGGACGATCTGCCGGCGTTCTGCGCCAAGATCATTGAGGAGTTCGCCGAGGGCCGGCACTGA
- a CDS encoding MFS transporter, with amino-acid sequence MPLNSLLRRLAIDLTPLRTSRDFRLVFGATGVSGLGSFVTYVTIPYQVYSLTKDPLLVGLLGVCELVPLLFMAFVGGALADYLDRRRLVLGGEIGFTVLCGILLVNAMTERPHLWLLYLVAGLTAALDGVQRPALEAITPRVVTPDEIPAAGALSSMRMNIVSLAGPALAGVLIATVDLAWVYALDLATFAVSLTLLGLVRAMPPPAAADRPSLRSVANGLRYARSRPELLGTYLVDINAMFFGMPQALYPFLAERLGGPAVLGLLYAAPAAGAALAALTSGWARHVHRHGLMVLLAAGCWGLAIVGFGLAHALWLAVLLLALAGAADEISALFRGIIWNQTIPDHLRGRLAGIEMLSYSTGPLLGQLRSGLSARWTGVSGAIVSGGVLCVLGTAALAATLPALVRYDGRDGRARKEAEEAAWAAARASVSAGPRRTPQ; translated from the coding sequence GTGCCGCTGAACAGCCTCCTGCGCCGGCTGGCGATCGACCTCACCCCGTTACGCACGTCGCGGGACTTCCGGCTGGTCTTCGGCGCCACCGGCGTGTCCGGGCTGGGGTCCTTCGTCACGTACGTCACGATCCCGTACCAGGTCTACAGCCTGACGAAGGACCCGCTGCTGGTCGGCCTGCTCGGGGTCTGCGAACTGGTGCCGTTGCTGTTCATGGCGTTCGTCGGCGGCGCCCTGGCCGACTATCTGGACCGCCGGCGGCTGGTGCTCGGCGGCGAGATCGGCTTCACGGTGCTCTGCGGGATCCTGCTGGTCAACGCCATGACCGAGCGCCCGCACCTGTGGCTGCTCTACCTGGTCGCGGGGCTGACCGCCGCGCTGGACGGGGTGCAGCGGCCGGCCCTGGAGGCGATCACGCCCCGGGTCGTCACGCCGGACGAGATCCCCGCGGCCGGGGCGCTCAGCTCGATGCGGATGAACATCGTCTCGCTGGCCGGTCCGGCGCTGGCCGGCGTACTGATCGCCACGGTCGACCTGGCCTGGGTGTACGCGCTGGACCTGGCCACCTTCGCGGTCTCGCTGACGTTGCTGGGGCTGGTCCGCGCCATGCCACCGCCGGCGGCCGCCGACCGGCCGTCCCTGCGGTCGGTCGCCAACGGCCTGCGGTACGCGCGCAGCCGGCCGGAACTGCTCGGCACCTACCTGGTGGACATCAACGCGATGTTCTTCGGCATGCCGCAGGCGCTCTACCCGTTCCTGGCCGAGCGGCTGGGCGGGCCGGCCGTACTGGGACTGCTGTACGCGGCACCGGCCGCCGGTGCGGCACTGGCGGCGCTGACCTCGGGCTGGGCCCGGCACGTACACCGGCACGGCCTGATGGTGCTGCTCGCCGCCGGGTGCTGGGGGCTGGCCATCGTCGGCTTCGGCCTGGCCCACGCGCTCTGGCTGGCCGTGCTGCTGCTGGCCCTGGCCGGCGCCGCGGACGAGATCTCGGCGCTGTTCCGCGGCATCATCTGGAACCAGACCATTCCGGACCATCTACGTGGCCGGCTGGCCGGCATCGAGATGCTGTCGTACTCCACCGGACCGCTGCTCGGCCAGCTCCGATCCGGACTGTCCGCCCGGTGGACCGGTGTCTCCGGCGCGATCGTCTCCGGTGGTGTCCTCTGCGTACTCGGCACGGCAGCGCTGGCCGCCACGCTGCCGGCGCTGGTCCGGTACGACGGCCGGGACGGCCGGGCACGCAAGGAGGCCGAGGAGGCGGCGTGGGCCGCCGCCCGTGCGAGCGTCAGTGCCGGCCCTCGGCGAACTCCTCAATGA
- a CDS encoding MDR family MFS transporter — MTSAPAPASSDHPALPHGQILLLMGGLMTGMLLAALDQTIVGTALPTIVGQLGGINHYSWVVTAYLLAATASTPLYGKMADLYGRRPVFLFSIGAFLVGSLLAGLSQNMTQLIVTRGIQGLGAGGLMTLAFTIISDVVPPRERGRYQGLFGAVFGLASVAGPLVGGYFAEHDWRWIFFLNVPLAVVAIVVCYRVLRLVPFSRRRHAIDWLGALLLVAGVSSLLLALSWGGSQYPWGSGTIVGLFVAGGVLAVLFLLQERRASEPILPLGLFRRSTFALANAAGFVLGLVMFGSIIFIPLYLQIVKGATPTRSGLLMLPMMAGVIVTSVLSGRAMSRLGRYKWFPVAGSATLVVGMMLFTGLQVRSPLWVAFGDMVVIGVGLGLCMQSLILAVQNAVEPRDLGAGTSAATFFRSLGGSFGVAILGAVLSNGLTGGLAARLPAAIAQLPPDERAQVAAAGGAGISVNEPSRILALPAPVRSAIQAAFVDSLHTVFLVAGLVAILAVAVTLALPNKELRGAGPGGATGGVGPAGGPAPAPGGRPLDRQSKDEAATEMEAQSQTMI, encoded by the coding sequence ATGACCTCGGCTCCGGCTCCGGCCTCCAGCGACCACCCCGCACTGCCGCACGGGCAGATTCTGCTGCTGATGGGCGGCCTGATGACCGGAATGCTGCTCGCCGCGCTGGACCAGACGATCGTGGGCACGGCGCTGCCGACGATCGTCGGCCAGCTCGGCGGGATCAACCACTACTCGTGGGTGGTCACCGCGTACCTGCTGGCGGCCACCGCCTCGACGCCGCTGTACGGCAAGATGGCCGACCTGTACGGGCGGCGGCCGGTGTTCCTGTTCTCGATCGGGGCCTTCCTCGTCGGCTCCCTGCTGGCCGGCCTGTCCCAGAACATGACCCAGCTGATCGTGACCCGGGGGATCCAGGGGCTCGGTGCCGGCGGGCTGATGACGCTGGCCTTCACCATCATCTCGGACGTGGTGCCGCCCCGGGAACGCGGTCGCTACCAGGGCCTGTTCGGGGCGGTGTTCGGGCTGGCCTCGGTCGCCGGGCCGCTGGTCGGCGGCTACTTCGCCGAGCACGACTGGCGGTGGATCTTCTTCCTGAACGTGCCGCTGGCCGTGGTGGCGATCGTCGTCTGCTACCGCGTGCTGCGGTTGGTCCCGTTCAGCCGGCGCCGGCACGCGATCGACTGGCTCGGCGCGCTCCTGCTGGTGGCCGGGGTGAGCAGCCTGCTGCTCGCGCTGAGCTGGGGCGGCAGCCAGTACCCGTGGGGTTCGGGCACGATCGTCGGGCTGTTCGTCGCGGGCGGCGTCCTGGCCGTGCTCTTCCTGCTCCAGGAGCGCCGGGCCAGCGAGCCGATCCTGCCGCTGGGCCTGTTCCGCAGGTCCACCTTCGCGCTGGCCAACGCCGCCGGCTTCGTGCTGGGTCTGGTGATGTTCGGGTCGATCATCTTCATCCCGCTCTATCTCCAGATCGTCAAGGGCGCCACACCGACCCGCAGCGGCCTGCTGATGCTGCCGATGATGGCCGGCGTCATCGTCACGTCGGTGCTGTCCGGCCGGGCGATGAGCCGGCTGGGCCGCTACAAGTGGTTCCCGGTGGCCGGCTCGGCCACCCTGGTGGTCGGCATGATGCTGTTCACCGGACTGCAGGTGCGGTCGCCGCTCTGGGTCGCCTTCGGCGACATGGTGGTGATCGGCGTCGGGCTCGGGTTGTGCATGCAGTCGCTGATCCTGGCGGTGCAGAACGCCGTCGAGCCCCGGGATCTGGGCGCCGGTACGTCGGCCGCGACGTTCTTCCGTTCGCTCGGCGGCTCGTTCGGGGTGGCCATCCTGGGCGCGGTCCTGTCGAACGGGCTGACCGGCGGTCTCGCCGCCCGGCTTCCGGCGGCGATCGCCCAACTCCCGCCGGACGAACGGGCCCAGGTGGCGGCGGCGGGAGGCGCCGGCATCTCGGTCAACGAGCCGTCCCGGATCCTGGCGCTGCCGGCGCCGGTGCGGTCCGCGATCCAGGCCGCGTTCGTCGACTCGCTGCACACCGTCTTCCTGGTCGCGGGGCTGGTCGCGATCCTCGCGGTGGCCGTGACGCTGGCCCTGCCGAACAAGGAACTGCGCGGTGCCGGTCCGGGCGGCGCCACTGGCGGGGTGGGGCCGGCCGGCGGTCCCGCGCCCGCGCCCGGGGGCCGGCCGCTGGACCGGCAGTCCAAGGACGAGGCCGCCACCGAGATGGAGGCCCAGTCGCAGACCATGATCTAG
- a CDS encoding NUDIX domain-containing protein, whose amino-acid sequence MAYLSWAESYVGQLRALAGDRTLLFVGARAVVRDETGRVLLIERSDNGHWAMPAGAMELGESIADCVIREVREESGLAATAVTPFAMYTGADRTHTNMFGHTYQLFTVAFRVDEWSGELVVPTEETTDARFCRPDEFPEPLSGSVIETLADLVAFERTGRLVLK is encoded by the coding sequence ATGGCATACCTGTCCTGGGCGGAGTCGTACGTGGGTCAACTCCGCGCGCTCGCCGGCGACCGGACGCTGCTGTTCGTGGGCGCTCGCGCGGTGGTCCGGGACGAGACCGGCCGGGTGCTGCTCATCGAACGCTCGGACAACGGGCACTGGGCCATGCCGGCCGGCGCGATGGAACTCGGCGAGTCGATCGCCGACTGCGTCATCCGGGAGGTACGCGAGGAGAGCGGGCTGGCCGCGACAGCGGTGACCCCGTTCGCCATGTACACCGGGGCGGACCGGACCCACACCAACATGTTCGGGCACACCTACCAGCTGTTCACCGTGGCGTTCCGGGTCGACGAATGGTCCGGCGAGCTGGTCGTACCGACCGAGGAGACCACCGACGCCCGGTTCTGCCGGCCGGACGAGTTCCCCGAGCCGCTCTCCGGCTCGGTGATCGAGACCCTGGCCGATCTCGTGGCCTTCGAACGGACCGGCCGGCTGGTGCTCAAGTAG
- a CDS encoding low temperature requirement protein A: MGEPVRLLHKGEATRRASFLELFFDLVFVFSLNRVVARAVEDLTTDRGHNHLPTVLAGGGKTALLLLILWSVWQQNAWTTSRYDPYHPIIQLSVLIALVSSMVIGVGIPRAFGINGGALVVAGYLIAQLSRPALLAVALRGTPRQRLKIRTLIVYSCTGIIWILGFLLVKSWPRLYVWGAALAIEYLANRTGWPVPGLGRSAPAKWDIAGAHLAERYQQFFLVALGEAILVDGLSYARSGFGALETAAFAIALGITILIWRIYFYRAGEIFAEAVGRARRPARIGRSAADSHLLMVAGVVATAIGYDLAIEHPMGHTPPAWIAVIAGGPALYMIGRSRFEREVFDRVSPSRLVAIGVLALVFPALFWAPTVAVLFAVGLVLFGVALADARRAWGKPPEPPAPPL, translated from the coding sequence GTGGGCGAGCCGGTGAGGTTGCTGCACAAGGGCGAGGCGACACGGCGCGCCTCGTTCCTTGAGCTCTTCTTCGACCTGGTGTTCGTCTTCTCGCTCAACCGCGTGGTGGCCCGGGCCGTGGAGGACCTCACCACCGACCGCGGACACAACCACCTGCCGACGGTGCTGGCCGGCGGCGGCAAGACCGCGCTCCTGCTGCTGATCCTCTGGTCGGTCTGGCAGCAGAACGCCTGGACCACCAGCCGGTACGACCCGTACCACCCGATCATCCAGCTCAGCGTGCTTATCGCGCTGGTGTCCAGCATGGTGATCGGGGTCGGCATCCCGCGCGCCTTCGGGATCAACGGGGGTGCCCTGGTGGTCGCCGGCTACCTGATCGCGCAGCTGAGCCGGCCGGCGCTGCTGGCCGTCGCGCTGCGCGGCACTCCCCGCCAGCGACTCAAGATCCGCACGTTGATCGTCTACTCGTGCACCGGGATCATCTGGATTCTCGGCTTCCTGCTGGTGAAGAGCTGGCCCCGGCTGTACGTCTGGGGCGCCGCCCTGGCCATCGAATATCTGGCCAACCGGACCGGCTGGCCGGTGCCCGGCCTGGGTCGCTCGGCCCCGGCCAAGTGGGACATCGCCGGCGCCCACCTGGCCGAGCGCTACCAGCAGTTCTTCCTCGTCGCGCTCGGCGAGGCGATCCTGGTGGACGGCCTGAGCTACGCGCGCTCCGGATTCGGGGCGCTGGAGACGGCGGCGTTCGCGATCGCCCTCGGCATCACGATCCTGATCTGGCGGATCTACTTCTACCGCGCCGGTGAGATCTTCGCGGAGGCGGTCGGCCGCGCCCGCCGGCCGGCCCGGATCGGCCGCTCCGCCGCGGACTCGCACCTGTTGATGGTGGCCGGGGTGGTGGCCACGGCCATCGGTTACGACCTGGCCATCGAGCATCCGATGGGGCACACGCCACCGGCCTGGATCGCGGTGATCGCCGGCGGCCCGGCGCTGTACATGATCGGCCGGTCCCGATTCGAGCGGGAGGTGTTCGACCGGGTCTCCCCGTCCCGGCTGGTCGCGATCGGCGTGCTGGCACTGGTCTTCCCCGCCCTGTTCTGGGCGCCGACGGTCGCGGTGCTGTTCGCCGTCGGGCTGGTGCTGTTCGGCGTGGCCCTGGCCGACGCGCGCCGCGCCTGGGGCAAGCCGCCGGAGCCGCCCGCGCCGCCGCTGTGA
- a CDS encoding NADPH:quinone reductase: protein MKAIVYRRTGGPDVLELTDRPDPEPEPGEVLVRLAVAGVNPTDWKSRRGDGSGGPPPAGWQVPGQDGAGVVEAVGTGVDGALVGERVWLWEAAWQRPWGTAAEYTAVPVRQVQPLGAASFDLGACLGIPFLTAHRCLTVGETMPRHLHAGALTDRTVLVQGGAGAVGNAAIQLARWADATVIATVSSPEKAQLAMAAGATHVIDYRRQDVVAETRKIARAGVDTVVEVSAAHNAGVDSQVLARYGAVAMYADDGGAEVTVPVRANMPPNARWQFVLVYTVPPAAKAQAVTDVAAAVADGAVRVGGEAGLPLHRYALAEAAAAHRAVEESAVGKVLITTAAQ, encoded by the coding sequence ATGAAGGCGATCGTCTACCGCCGTACCGGTGGTCCGGACGTGCTTGAGCTGACCGACCGGCCGGATCCCGAGCCGGAGCCCGGCGAGGTCCTGGTCCGGCTCGCCGTGGCCGGGGTCAACCCGACCGACTGGAAATCCCGCCGCGGCGACGGCTCGGGCGGCCCGCCGCCGGCCGGCTGGCAGGTACCCGGGCAGGACGGCGCGGGCGTCGTCGAGGCGGTGGGCACCGGGGTCGACGGGGCGCTGGTCGGCGAGCGGGTCTGGCTCTGGGAGGCCGCCTGGCAGCGGCCGTGGGGCACGGCCGCCGAGTACACCGCGGTGCCGGTCCGGCAGGTCCAGCCGCTCGGGGCGGCCTCGTTCGACCTGGGCGCCTGTCTCGGCATCCCGTTCCTGACCGCGCACCGCTGCCTGACCGTCGGCGAGACGATGCCGCGGCACCTGCACGCCGGTGCGCTGACCGATCGGACGGTCCTGGTGCAGGGCGGCGCCGGCGCGGTCGGAAACGCCGCCATCCAACTGGCGCGGTGGGCGGACGCCACCGTGATCGCCACGGTGAGCAGCCCGGAGAAGGCGCAGTTGGCGATGGCGGCCGGCGCGACGCACGTGATCGACTACCGCCGGCAGGACGTGGTCGCCGAGACCAGGAAGATCGCGCGGGCCGGGGTGGACACCGTCGTGGAGGTGTCCGCGGCGCACAACGCCGGCGTCGACAGCCAGGTCCTCGCCCGGTACGGCGCCGTCGCCATGTACGCGGACGACGGGGGCGCCGAGGTGACCGTCCCGGTCCGGGCCAACATGCCCCCGAACGCCCGCTGGCAGTTCGTGCTGGTCTACACTGTGCCGCCCGCGGCGAAGGCGCAGGCGGTGACGGATGTGGCCGCCGCGGTTGCCGACGGGGCGGTCCGGGTGGGCGGGGAGGCGGGGCTGCCGCTGCACCGGTATGCACTGGCCGAGGCCGCCGCCGCGCATCGCGCGGTCGAGGAGTCGGCGGTGGGCAAGGTGCTGATCACGACCGCGGCGCAGTAG
- a CDS encoding HAD family phosphatase: MTDAVIFDLDGVIVDSEPVWEEVRRAYVDRHGGRWQPDSQRRLMGMSTGEWAAYLSGELGVQRSPEQVATEVVDEMTERYAAHVPLIAGAVQVVRRLAGRWPLGLASSSPPRLIDAALAAAGVAGEFRATLSTERVPRGKPAPDVYLAVAQRLGAHPSRCVAIEDSSNGVRSAAAAGMRVIAVPHGAYPLDPDVAARTALTIGRIDELTVDAVAALLS, translated from the coding sequence GTGACCGACGCGGTGATCTTCGACCTGGATGGCGTGATCGTGGACTCCGAGCCCGTCTGGGAGGAGGTGCGCCGCGCGTACGTCGACCGGCACGGCGGGCGGTGGCAGCCCGACAGCCAGCGCCGGCTGATGGGGATGAGCACCGGGGAGTGGGCCGCGTACCTGAGCGGTGAGCTGGGCGTCCAGCGCAGCCCCGAGCAGGTGGCCACCGAGGTCGTCGACGAGATGACCGAGCGGTACGCCGCGCACGTACCGCTGATCGCCGGCGCCGTGCAGGTGGTTCGCCGGCTGGCCGGGCGCTGGCCGCTGGGGCTGGCCAGTTCCTCGCCGCCCCGGCTGATCGACGCGGCGCTGGCCGCCGCCGGGGTGGCCGGCGAGTTCCGGGCCACCCTGTCGACCGAGCGGGTGCCGCGTGGCAAGCCGGCGCCGGACGTCTACCTGGCCGTCGCGCAGCGGCTGGGCGCCCACCCGAGCCGCTGCGTCGCCATCGAGGATTCCAGCAACGGGGTACGCTCCGCCGCCGCGGCCGGCATGCGGGTGATCGCGGTGCCGCACGGCGCGTACCCGCTCGACCCGGACGTGGCCGCTCGGACCGCGCTCACCATCGGCCGGATCGACGAGCTGACCGTCGACGCCGTGGCCGCGCTCCTGTCGTAG
- a CDS encoding SRPBCC domain-containing protein, which yields MAEAAFVYETEIATTPQRLWTALTTGSLTRAYWFDRRIESDWLVGSAVTFYDGTSDRITDTGVVLESVPPRRLVYSFRYEDGPVTELDRPYTRVTFEIEPLDGGKVRLRLVHDQFASPDDVAGWEAGWTPILANLQAFLEGDKLPATAPPTPASA from the coding sequence ATGGCTGAGGCTGCGTTCGTCTACGAGACCGAGATCGCCACCACCCCGCAGCGGCTCTGGACCGCGCTCACCACGGGCTCCCTGACCCGCGCGTACTGGTTCGACCGGCGGATCGAGTCGGACTGGCTGGTCGGCTCGGCCGTCACCTTCTACGACGGTACGAGCGACCGGATCACCGACACCGGCGTGGTGCTGGAGAGCGTGCCGCCGCGCCGGCTGGTGTACAGCTTCCGCTACGAGGACGGCCCGGTCACCGAGCTGGACCGGCCGTACACCCGGGTCACCTTCGAGATCGAGCCGCTCGACGGTGGGAAGGTGCGGCTGCGCCTCGTCCACGACCAGTTCGCCAGCCCGGACGACGTCGCGGGCTGGGAGGCCGGCTGGACGCCGATCCTGGCCAACCTCCAGGCGTTCCTGGAGGGGGACAAGCTGCCGGCCACCGCGCCGCCCACCCCTGCGTCGGCCTGA
- a CDS encoding helix-turn-helix transcriptional regulator, whose amino-acid sequence MDDDDAVFRALADPTRRRLLDSLYARNGQMLSELCAQVGTTRQAVSKHLAMLEEARLVVTLRRGREKRHYLNPAPILDLAGRWIHKYESRRLFALAELKRHLEEESHG is encoded by the coding sequence GTGGACGACGACGATGCGGTCTTCCGCGCGCTCGCCGATCCGACCCGGCGCCGGCTACTGGACAGCCTGTACGCGCGCAATGGTCAGATGTTGAGTGAACTCTGCGCGCAAGTGGGAACGACGCGTCAGGCGGTGAGCAAACACCTGGCCATGCTGGAGGAGGCACGGCTCGTCGTGACGCTGCGTCGCGGGCGCGAGAAGCGGCACTACCTGAATCCCGCCCCGATCCTCGACCTCGCCGGTCGATGGATCCACAAATACGAGAGCCGGCGGCTGTTCGCGCTGGCCGAACTCAAACGTCACCTGGAGGAGGAGTCTCATGGCTGA
- a CDS encoding SCO4848 family membrane protein, with translation MVLSRGWSGFLLGVGVWTWVIWPRFAVAIWNDPRSWSGGAVGQGGGTGFLWVHVLLIAASLAIGSAVGVLGVRGLLATRRARTRPEAR, from the coding sequence ATGGTGTTGTCGCGGGGTTGGTCCGGGTTTCTGCTCGGCGTCGGCGTCTGGACCTGGGTGATCTGGCCCCGGTTCGCCGTGGCCATCTGGAACGATCCCCGCTCGTGGTCGGGCGGCGCCGTCGGCCAGGGCGGCGGCACCGGCTTTCTCTGGGTGCACGTGCTGCTCATCGCGGCCTCGCTGGCCATCGGCAGCGCGGTCGGGGTGCTCGGCGTACGCGGCCTGCTGGCCACCCGCCGCGCCCGGACCCGGCCCGAGGCCCGGTAG
- a CDS encoding phosphotransferase, with protein sequence MRIDGFRGIADALGGRIVTASVLAGGFSHETCLLTLADGRVVVRFGGTDPAIEAGVMAAARRHVPVPDVLLVMPGGDEHARPAMVIEYVDGVMLSGLLGQGDLGRSAFGELGAEVGRAVAGIGAVRFDRRGFFVDGDLSVKEERPWSQQLAEVAESCMAAAPEDRLDGVTRRAWVRLCEVSASALAGVDDHARLVHADINPKNILVSPAGLGWRVAALLDWEFSYSGCPYGDAANMLRLGAEYPEGFLDGFRAGFVEGQPADLPLVENWAHAGRVLDMFALSDLVTRPLGHPVADQAAEQIRHWVRHGVPDRG encoded by the coding sequence ATGCGGATCGACGGGTTCCGGGGCATCGCGGACGCGCTGGGCGGCAGGATCGTGACGGCATCCGTGCTGGCGGGCGGGTTCTCTCACGAGACGTGTCTGTTGACGCTTGCCGACGGTCGGGTCGTTGTGCGGTTCGGCGGAACGGACCCGGCGATTGAGGCAGGGGTCATGGCCGCCGCCCGTCGGCATGTGCCGGTTCCGGACGTCCTGTTGGTCATGCCCGGCGGGGATGAGCACGCACGACCCGCGATGGTCATCGAGTACGTGGACGGGGTCATGCTGAGCGGATTGCTCGGTCAAGGTGATCTTGGCCGGTCCGCGTTCGGTGAGCTGGGAGCCGAGGTGGGCCGGGCCGTCGCCGGGATCGGCGCTGTGCGGTTTGACAGGCGTGGGTTCTTCGTTGACGGTGACCTCAGCGTGAAGGAGGAACGGCCGTGGTCGCAGCAGTTGGCCGAGGTCGCCGAGAGCTGCATGGCCGCAGCGCCCGAGGACCGTCTCGACGGCGTGACCCGGCGCGCCTGGGTTCGGCTGTGCGAGGTCAGCGCGTCGGCGTTGGCAGGCGTCGACGATCACGCCCGGCTGGTGCATGCCGACATCAACCCGAAGAACATCCTGGTGTCTCCGGCGGGCCTCGGTTGGCGAGTAGCCGCGCTGCTGGACTGGGAGTTCAGCTACTCCGGCTGCCCGTACGGTGACGCCGCGAACATGCTCCGCCTCGGAGCCGAGTACCCCGAAGGCTTTCTGGACGGCTTCCGCGCGGGCTTCGTCGAGGGCCAGCCCGCTGACCTGCCGCTGGTGGAGAACTGGGCTCATGCGGGCCGGGTTCTGGACATGTTCGCGCTGAGCGACCTCGTGACTCGCCCGCTGGGGCATCCCGTGGCGGACCAGGCCGCCGAGCAGATCCGGCACTGGGTCCGGCACGGCGTACCGGACCGGGGTTGA
- a CDS encoding N-acetyltransferase → MTLSLIPMTQDEFDRRMRTAVEHYARANAEARNIPLAEAMADSEKQTRRALPHGLQSPGMLLFTGRDAAGEEVGWIWLALPGDQAGGPERGWVYNIEVSAEHRGRGYGRGLMLAAERELAARGVGALGLNVHGHNTTAMRLYESLGYEVTAWQLAKPFGTAGPAGTGAGAGAGVGAGAGVGAGAGVGAGAGAEAESGDGAAEAAESVSPLVALAPMTEDELLVRLPLWSQEHARSEAASRRIPVEQGRARTAERIRTELPDGAQSRGALLRTLRSADGTEVGWVWVRLPDGAEGSGRAGLSHLEIDPGQRGQGYGRGAMLAVERELVARGVPAMELNLFTGNAAARGLFHGLGYAVASQQMVKPVSPSTTKR, encoded by the coding sequence ATGACGCTCTCGCTGATCCCGATGACCCAGGACGAGTTCGATCGGCGGATGCGCACCGCTGTCGAGCACTACGCCCGGGCCAACGCGGAGGCCCGCAACATTCCCCTCGCGGAGGCGATGGCCGACTCCGAGAAGCAGACCCGGCGGGCCCTGCCGCACGGCCTGCAAAGCCCCGGCATGCTGCTGTTCACCGGGCGGGACGCCGCCGGGGAAGAGGTCGGCTGGATCTGGCTCGCGCTCCCCGGCGACCAGGCCGGCGGCCCCGAGCGGGGTTGGGTCTACAACATCGAGGTGTCGGCCGAGCACCGCGGCCGGGGGTACGGCCGGGGCCTCATGCTGGCCGCCGAGCGGGAGCTTGCCGCCCGTGGCGTGGGCGCGCTCGGCCTGAACGTGCACGGCCACAACACCACGGCCATGCGGCTGTACGAGAGTCTCGGCTACGAGGTCACCGCCTGGCAGTTGGCGAAGCCGTTCGGTACGGCGGGTCCGGCCGGTACCGGTGCCGGTGCCGGAGCCGGGGTTGGTGCCGGAGCCGGGGTTGGTGCCGGAGCCGGGGTTGGTGCCGGAGCTGGAGCTGAAGCCGAGTCCGGCGACGGGGCCGCCGAGGCCGCGGAGTCGGTGTCCCCGCTGGTCGCGCTGGCACCGATGACCGAGGACGAGCTACTGGTCCGGCTGCCGCTCTGGTCGCAGGAGCATGCCCGGTCCGAGGCGGCCAGCCGGCGGATCCCGGTGGAACAGGGCCGTGCCCGCACCGCCGAGCGGATCCGCACCGAGTTGCCGGATGGGGCGCAGAGCCGGGGCGCGCTGCTGCGAACCCTGCGCTCGGCGGATGGCACGGAGGTGGGCTGGGTCTGGGTGCGGCTGCCCGACGGCGCCGAGGGGTCCGGCCGGGCGGGGCTGAGCCACCTGGAGATCGATCCCGGCCAGCGCGGGCAGGGCTACGGCCGGGGCGCCATGCTGGCGGTCGAGCGGGAGTTGGTTGCTCGGGGCGTACCCGCAATGGAGCTGAACCTTTTCACCGGCAACGCCGCGGCCCGCGGGCTGTTCCACGGCCTCGGCTACGCCGTGGCGAGCCAGCAGATGGTCAAGCCCGTCTCCCCTTCCACGACCAAGCGTTAA